A genomic window from Martelella lutilitoris includes:
- a CDS encoding ABC transporter ATP-binding protein, producing MQMQQPTGERQRLLQARNVSKSFGAFRVLHDVDFDVYRGEVLGILGPNGAGKTTLFNMISGDLKPTAGEIRLGEVMLKGEPPHRRCQMGIGRTYQIPQPYSGMTTFENLLVASAFGGGRSEAESYEFCAQVLSDCELLNRANVLAGSLSLLDRKRLELARALASGPQLLLLDEIAGGLTDEESKELVALIAQIRDRGVTIIWIEHVLHALMAVADRLLVLNFGEKIAEGDPRTVIANPDVMRVYMGVEA from the coding sequence ATGCAGATGCAACAGCCAACAGGCGAACGCCAACGGCTTCTTCAGGCCCGGAACGTATCGAAAAGCTTCGGCGCGTTCCGGGTGCTGCACGATGTCGACTTTGATGTTTATCGCGGCGAAGTGCTGGGAATCCTCGGCCCCAACGGCGCCGGCAAGACCACGCTGTTCAACATGATCAGCGGCGACCTGAAGCCCACCGCCGGCGAGATCCGGCTGGGAGAGGTCATGCTGAAGGGCGAGCCTCCGCACCGCCGCTGCCAGATGGGGATTGGCCGGACCTACCAGATTCCGCAGCCCTATTCGGGAATGACGACCTTTGAAAACCTGCTCGTCGCCTCGGCCTTCGGCGGCGGCAGGTCCGAGGCAGAGAGTTATGAATTCTGTGCGCAGGTGCTCAGCGATTGCGAATTGCTGAACAGGGCCAATGTTCTGGCCGGATCATTGTCGCTGCTGGACCGAAAGCGGCTGGAGCTTGCCCGGGCGCTCGCCTCGGGACCGCAGCTTCTGTTGCTGGACGAAATCGCCGGCGGGCTGACCGACGAGGAATCGAAGGAGCTCGTCGCCCTGATTGCGCAGATCCGCGATCGCGGCGTCACCATCATCTGGATCGAGCATGTTCTACATGCGCTGATGGCGGTGGCGGACCGGCTTCTGGTGCTGAACTTCGGCGAAAAAATCGCGGAAGGCGACCCTAGGACCGTCATCGCCAACCCCGATGTCATGCGGGTTTACATGGGGGTCGAGGCATGA
- a CDS encoding ABC transporter ATP-binding protein: MTELLSTHGLVARYGDFQALYDVDVEVDEGEVIALIGANGAGKSTFLRAVLGLLPVKPEMVHFEGQPIGGTPTDQMVQKGVAIVPEGRRLFTGMSVTDNLRVAIDQTSRHGSKGDWTLDRVHQLFPILKEKARVPVQNLSGGQQQMVAIGRALLCQPRLLLCDEISLGLAPKVIREIYAVLPEIRAQGTSIVVVEQDVGLAKSASDRLYCMLEGRVTLSGRSDDVTREQISEAYFGGGHAVV; this comes from the coding sequence ATGACGGAATTATTGTCAACACATGGTCTGGTCGCCCGCTACGGCGATTTCCAGGCGCTCTACGACGTCGATGTTGAAGTCGACGAAGGCGAGGTCATCGCGCTGATCGGCGCGAACGGCGCCGGAAAATCCACCTTCCTGCGGGCCGTTTTGGGGTTGCTGCCGGTAAAGCCGGAGATGGTTCATTTTGAAGGTCAACCCATCGGCGGCACGCCCACCGACCAGATGGTGCAGAAAGGGGTTGCCATCGTTCCGGAGGGACGGCGGCTGTTCACCGGCATGTCCGTCACGGACAATCTGCGCGTGGCGATCGATCAGACGAGCCGTCATGGCAGCAAGGGCGACTGGACGCTGGACAGGGTGCATCAGCTCTTTCCCATCCTCAAGGAGAAGGCACGCGTGCCGGTTCAAAACCTCTCCGGCGGCCAGCAGCAGATGGTCGCGATCGGACGCGCATTGCTGTGCCAGCCGCGTTTGCTGCTGTGCGACGAGATCAGTCTCGGTCTCGCGCCCAAGGTCATCCGCGAGATCTATGCCGTCCTGCCCGAAATCAGGGCGCAGGGGACGTCGATCGTCGTGGTCGAGCAGGATGTCGGGCTGGCGAAGAGCGCGTCCGACCGGCTCTATTGCATGCTCGAAGGGCGCGTGACGCTGAGCGGACGCTCCGACGACGTCACGCGCGAACAGATCAGTGAAGCCTATTTCGGGGGTGGCCATGCAGTGGTTTGA
- a CDS encoding branched-chain amino acid ABC transporter permease has protein sequence MQWFDALVQGILLGGMYAQYALGMALMFGVMRIVNVSHGDLVILLSLIGISLASAFGLGPFTVMAALVPLAVAMGWLLQRAVLNRVVGEDPLPSLIATFGLSLALQNLMLQIWSANSRSLPGGGIESQSIQIGGIYIGLLPMLVLLVATGLTLGLDLMLKRMRFGRALRAASADVEAAAMTGINPRTVYAAATAIAVGILGFAAVFQSLRSTVAPADGGAQLIYAFEAVIIGGMGSVWGAFAGSMVLGIAQAVGFRIDPGFGVLAGHLVFLLILAVRPQGLFGRA, from the coding sequence ATGCAGTGGTTTGACGCACTTGTACAGGGCATCCTGCTGGGCGGGATGTATGCGCAATACGCGCTTGGAATGGCCCTGATGTTCGGGGTCATGCGGATCGTGAATGTCAGCCATGGCGATCTGGTCATCCTGCTGTCGCTGATTGGCATCTCGCTGGCCTCGGCCTTCGGGCTTGGTCCGTTCACGGTGATGGCTGCGCTGGTGCCGCTGGCGGTGGCGATGGGCTGGCTTCTCCAGCGCGCGGTGCTGAACCGGGTGGTGGGCGAGGACCCGCTGCCGTCGCTGATCGCGACCTTCGGCCTGTCGCTGGCGCTGCAGAACCTGATGCTGCAGATCTGGTCGGCCAACAGCCGCTCGCTGCCGGGCGGCGGGATTGAAAGCCAGTCGATCCAGATCGGCGGCATCTATATCGGCCTCCTGCCGATGCTCGTCCTGCTGGTCGCGACCGGCCTGACGCTGGGGCTCGACCTGATGCTGAAACGCATGCGCTTCGGCAGGGCGCTGCGCGCCGCCTCGGCCGATGTCGAGGCTGCGGCCATGACCGGCATCAATCCACGCACCGTCTATGCCGCGGCGACGGCGATTGCGGTCGGCATTCTCGGCTTTGCCGCCGTGTTTCAGTCACTGCGCTCGACCGTGGCGCCTGCCGATGGCGGGGCGCAGCTGATCTATGCCTTCGAGGCCGTGATCATCGGTGGCATGGGCTCGGTCTGGGGTGCGTTCGCCGGTTCGATGGTGCTGGGCATCGCCCAGGCTGTCGGTTTTCGCATCGACCCCGGCTTCGGCGTTCTGGCCGGCCATCTCGTCTTCCTGCTGATTCTAGCCGTGCGCCCTCAGGGCCTGTTCGGGAGAGCGTGA
- a CDS encoding branched-chain amino acid ABC transporter permease: MTSHSIAPSADAAQIGIKVRRQTLSGIIALSLFVFALVALAAMPWWAKTGTIRMVLELCCYILAAQMWNLLAGYAGLVSVGQQAFMGAAGYALFVMAQTFGINPFLAIFLSLLAPAVLAVPCYMLLHRLDGPYFAIGTWVVAEVFRLVASNLGWVNAGAGMSLGVMRDYSTFERNIAMSLLCALMILVAIGGGYWFLRSRFGLALIAMRDNPVAAASQGVNVRRLRFMVYVAAAVGCGLAGSVYFMAQLRINPASAFDPMWSNVAIFIVMIGGIGTIEGVLIGALIYFIADRYFGEYGASYFIVLGVMTVLVALYARTGIWGMISKRWDAPWFPIRRHLIVAKEDRP; encoded by the coding sequence ATGACTTCTCATTCTATCGCACCCAGCGCGGATGCAGCGCAGATCGGCATCAAGGTCCGGCGTCAGACCCTCTCCGGGATCATTGCGCTGAGCCTGTTCGTGTTCGCTTTGGTTGCGCTCGCGGCCATGCCGTGGTGGGCCAAGACCGGCACGATCCGCATGGTGCTCGAACTGTGCTGCTACATTCTGGCGGCGCAGATGTGGAACCTGCTCGCCGGTTATGCCGGGCTGGTTTCGGTCGGCCAGCAGGCGTTCATGGGCGCGGCCGGCTATGCGCTGTTCGTCATGGCGCAGACCTTCGGCATCAACCCGTTCCTCGCCATCTTCCTGTCGCTGCTGGCGCCCGCCGTGCTCGCCGTTCCCTGCTATATGCTGCTGCACCGGCTGGACGGGCCCTACTTCGCCATCGGCACATGGGTGGTGGCCGAGGTGTTCCGTCTCGTGGCGTCCAATCTTGGCTGGGTCAATGCCGGGGCCGGCATGTCCCTGGGCGTGATGCGGGATTATTCCACCTTCGAGCGCAACATCGCCATGTCGCTTCTCTGCGCGCTGATGATCCTCGTCGCCATCGGCGGCGGCTACTGGTTCCTGCGCTCGCGCTTCGGCCTTGCGCTGATCGCCATGCGGGACAACCCGGTGGCGGCGGCAAGCCAGGGCGTCAATGTCCGCCGTCTGCGGTTCATGGTCTATGTCGCCGCAGCCGTGGGATGCGGTCTGGCGGGGTCGGTCTATTTCATGGCGCAATTGCGCATCAACCCCGCCTCGGCCTTTGATCCGATGTGGTCCAATGTCGCGATCTTCATCGTGATGATCGGCGGCATCGGCACCATCGAAGGCGTGCTGATCGGCGCACTCATCTACTTCATCGCGGATCGTTATTTCGGCGAATATGGCGCGAGCTACTTCATCGTGCTCGGCGTAATGACCGTGCTGGTCGCGCTCTATGCCCGCACCGGCATCTGGGGGATGATCTCCAAACGTTGGGACGCCCCGTGGTTCCCCATCCGGCGCCATCTGATTGTCGCGAAGGAGGATAGGCCATGA
- a CDS encoding zinc-dependent alcohol dehydrogenase, with product MKAVIFDTVGQPLRVGDRPDPTPAPDEVVLRVAACGICGSDLHITEDPEPFGIAGDFVLGHEIAGEVVATGGGVDTLKPGDLVAVVPMRGCGHCARCLAGDPARCPEMTLIGGGYADYVCVAARQCRVLPEGVAASDAALAEPLSVALHCIVRSGMKPGDRVAILGAGPIGLLVAFWARRLGAASVVMADLYDHQAERARALGATGFALSGAGLAENLSDQCGGPPDIVFECVGKPGLLQAAAEAVRLQGKVIGVGLCIGGDEWDPFVALSKEIDLIFSVFFHQRNEFGVALDALAKGAVVAPQAIITDRIGLSPVPQVFEGLRRRTTQCKVLIQPELA from the coding sequence ATGAAGGCGGTCATCTTCGACACCGTCGGTCAACCGTTGCGCGTCGGCGACAGGCCCGATCCGACGCCGGCGCCCGACGAGGTCGTGCTGAGGGTCGCCGCCTGCGGCATCTGCGGCAGCGACCTGCACATCACCGAGGATCCCGAGCCCTTCGGCATTGCCGGCGATTTCGTGCTCGGCCATGAAATCGCCGGCGAGGTGGTGGCGACCGGCGGCGGCGTCGACACGCTGAAGCCGGGCGACCTGGTTGCCGTCGTGCCGATGCGCGGCTGCGGGCACTGCGCGCGTTGTCTTGCCGGCGATCCGGCGCGCTGCCCGGAGATGACGCTGATCGGCGGCGGCTATGCGGACTATGTCTGCGTTGCAGCCCGCCAGTGCCGCGTGCTGCCCGAGGGGGTTGCGGCAAGCGACGCTGCGCTCGCCGAACCGCTTTCGGTAGCGCTGCACTGCATCGTCCGCTCCGGCATGAAGCCGGGCGATCGCGTCGCCATTCTCGGCGCCGGGCCGATCGGTCTGCTGGTCGCCTTCTGGGCGCGGCGGCTGGGGGCTGCAAGCGTGGTGATGGCCGATCTCTACGATCATCAGGCTGAACGCGCCCGCGCTCTGGGGGCGACGGGCTTTGCGCTTTCAGGCGCGGGTCTTGCCGAAAACCTCAGCGATCAGTGCGGCGGCCCGCCCGATATCGTTTTCGAATGCGTCGGTAAGCCCGGCCTTCTGCAAGCGGCAGCCGAGGCTGTCCGGCTGCAGGGCAAGGTGATCGGCGTCGGTCTTTGCATCGGCGGCGATGAATGGGACCCGTTCGTGGCGCTCTCCAAGGAGATCGACCTGATCTTTTCGGTCTTTTTCCATCAGAGGAATGAATTCGGCGTGGCGCTCGACGCGCTTGCCAAGGGAGCCGTGGTCGCGCCGCAGGCGATCATCACCGACCGCATCGGGCTTTCGCCCGTGCCCCAGGTCTTCGAAGGCCTGCGCCGGCGCACCACCCAATGCAAGGTGCTGATCCAGCCCGAACTTGCCTGA
- a CDS encoding alpha/beta fold hydrolase, with the protein MTVQFETSEYEIGGVHTVVKAIGKGKPVLFLHGAATLEGFDFAEGLADRFRVYCPSHPGMGYSGDAPHISGSMDIIIHYLNLLDAMALPEKPHLIGFSMGGWLATELAAVAGDRFDRVVLLAPAGLNDPDHPATDLGSIAPQDLPGFLAHDASVALRYFPDGSDPAFAEKFGADRAREGETVGRICAPFGMGHPNLRRMLARISNPALVVWGDKDRLLPASQLPLWVEQLPNGQALLIEGAGHLLLQEQPDSVTKIGDFLAGPTL; encoded by the coding sequence ATGACTGTTCAGTTTGAGACATCAGAATACGAGATCGGCGGCGTTCATACGGTGGTGAAGGCCATCGGAAAGGGCAAGCCGGTGCTGTTCCTGCATGGCGCGGCGACGCTGGAAGGCTTCGATTTCGCCGAAGGCCTGGCCGATCGTTTCCGGGTCTATTGCCCGAGCCATCCCGGCATGGGCTATTCGGGCGATGCGCCGCATATTTCAGGGTCGATGGATATCATCATCCATTATCTGAACCTGCTCGACGCGATGGCGCTTCCGGAAAAGCCGCACCTGATCGGCTTTTCGATGGGCGGCTGGCTTGCCACCGAACTGGCGGCCGTTGCCGGCGACCGGTTCGACCGCGTCGTGCTGCTCGCGCCGGCCGGCCTCAATGATCCCGACCATCCTGCGACCGATCTCGGATCGATCGCGCCGCAGGATCTTCCCGGCTTTCTGGCGCATGACGCTTCGGTCGCGCTTCGGTACTTCCCCGATGGCTCCGATCCCGCTTTCGCCGAGAAATTCGGCGCCGATCGCGCCCGCGAGGGTGAGACGGTCGGGCGGATCTGCGCGCCCTTCGGCATGGGTCACCCCAATCTGCGCCGCATGCTCGCCCGGATATCCAATCCGGCGCTGGTGGTCTGGGGCGACAAGGACAGGCTTCTGCCGGCGAGCCAGCTGCCCTTGTGGGTGGAGCAATTGCCGAACGGCCAGGCGCTGTTGATCGAAGGGGCCGGCCACCTGCTCCTGCAGGAGCAGCCCGATAGCGTGACAAAGATCGGCGACTTTCTCGCCGGACCAACATTGTAG
- a CDS encoding acyl-CoA dehydrogenase family protein, with translation MNKHVKPGYWGDSVDYRDILKKIADIGPTLEANAPADEEAGELTKESFEALKPLRFSHLMATEELGGAQMRPTEVLQLIEAVTWWSGSAGWVSMVHCCIGAMSAAFLPDSAVERLFEPGSDNRFSGQGAPLGMLKKVDGGYTLTGKWSYGSGFSHATWSHSACFIDDGNGKPAKDADGNVMVMCAHAPIGEHEQLGNWDVLGLKGTGSIDYSAKDVFIPEDLVFPILSAPPQRLKELFSLGIVGLASIGHTGWAMGTGRRMLDEIAKFARSKSGRAGMLGESEKFWYDYGRAEANYRAARAFVMEVWGDIEASAEAGKMMTTRQISLVHLAKAQIHEVGVDVCNFAYRASGGAGLRAGVIQRTLRDMMVAANHFTIAPSLVTSAGRDIGGLWSDRTWQFYDLIEK, from the coding sequence ATGAACAAACATGTGAAGCCCGGATACTGGGGCGACAGCGTCGATTATCGCGACATCCTGAAAAAGATCGCGGATATCGGCCCGACGCTCGAAGCCAATGCGCCGGCGGACGAGGAAGCGGGCGAACTGACGAAGGAAAGCTTCGAGGCGCTGAAGCCGCTGCGTTTCTCGCATCTGATGGCCACGGAAGAGCTCGGCGGCGCGCAGATGCGCCCGACCGAGGTTCTGCAACTGATCGAGGCGGTGACCTGGTGGTCGGGCTCGGCCGGCTGGGTGTCGATGGTGCATTGCTGCATCGGCGCGATGTCGGCGGCGTTCCTGCCCGACAGCGCGGTCGAACGGCTGTTCGAACCCGGCAGCGACAATCGCTTCTCGGGCCAGGGCGCGCCGCTTGGCATGCTCAAGAAGGTCGATGGAGGCTACACGCTGACCGGCAAGTGGAGCTACGGATCGGGCTTCAGCCATGCAACCTGGTCGCATTCGGCCTGCTTCATCGATGACGGCAACGGAAAGCCGGCCAAGGATGCCGACGGCAATGTCATGGTCATGTGCGCCCATGCGCCGATCGGCGAGCATGAACAGCTTGGCAACTGGGATGTGCTCGGCCTCAAGGGTACCGGGTCGATCGATTACTCCGCCAAGGATGTGTTCATTCCGGAGGATCTGGTGTTTCCGATCCTGTCGGCGCCGCCGCAGCGTCTGAAGGAATTGTTCAGCCTCGGCATTGTCGGTCTTGCATCGATCGGTCACACCGGCTGGGCCATGGGCACGGGCCGGCGCATGCTGGACGAGATCGCCAAATTCGCCCGCAGCAAGTCCGGCCGGGCCGGCATGCTCGGGGAAAGCGAGAAGTTCTGGTACGATTATGGCCGCGCGGAAGCCAATTATCGCGCCGCGCGCGCCTTCGTCATGGAAGTCTGGGGCGATATCGAGGCCAGCGCCGAGGCGGGCAAGATGATGACAACCCGCCAGATCAGCCTCGTTCATCTGGCCAAGGCCCAGATCCACGAGGTCGGCGTCGATGTCTGCAATTTCGCCTATCGCGCATCCGGCGGGGCTGGGCTCAGGGCCGGCGTGATCCAGCGCACCCTTCGCGACATGATGGTGGCGGCGAACCACTTCACCATCGCGCCGTCGCTTGTGACGTCTGCCGGCCGCGACATCGGCGGGCTTTGGTCCGATCGGACCTGGCAGTTCTACGATCTGATCGAGAAGTAA
- a CDS encoding flavin reductase family protein, protein MPEHHTVAEAFREAFRCHPAGVAVITADPGDQPVAMTVSSLISVSGSPPTIAFSLSARSRSTATVLQAETVVIHMLRYPDLELARLGATPGADRFGPGIAWTRLPTGEPRYTNVSTWFRARISGTLAVEGATLVAAELLEGATADLAAPERESLVYLDRRWHRLREDSSGVASLALLDEEYRDVFR, encoded by the coding sequence ATGCCTGAACACCATACCGTCGCCGAAGCCTTTCGCGAGGCTTTCCGTTGCCATCCAGCGGGCGTTGCGGTGATCACCGCCGATCCCGGCGATCAGCCGGTGGCGATGACCGTATCCTCGCTGATTTCCGTCAGCGGGTCGCCGCCGACCATCGCCTTTTCGCTTTCGGCGCGCTCGCGCTCCACGGCAACGGTGCTGCAGGCGGAAACCGTGGTTATCCATATGCTGCGCTATCCAGATCTGGAACTGGCGCGGCTGGGGGCCACGCCCGGCGCCGACCGCTTCGGTCCGGGCATCGCCTGGACGCGGCTTCCGACCGGCGAGCCGCGCTACACCAATGTGTCGACATGGTTCAGGGCGCGCATCAGCGGCACGCTGGCGGTCGAAGGGGCAACGCTGGTGGCCGCCGAATTGCTCGAAGGGGCGACCGCCGATCTTGCCGCGCCCGAACGGGAATCGCTGGTCTATCTGGATCGCCGCTGGCACCGGCTGCGCGAGGACAGCAGCGGCGTGGCGAGCCTCGCTTTGCTGGACGAGGAATACCGCGACGTCTTCCGCTGA
- a CDS encoding ABC transporter ATP-binding protein yields the protein MAILSVKGMSKSFGALKVADDVSFELAEGEALGIIGPNGAGKSTLFNLITGNLRPDGGQVMLGDRDVTRESPMQRCISGIGRSFQIPQPFDHLSVYENLLVAARFGGAVGASEAPGLCMSILARTGLEQLALHKAGVLPLLSRKRLELARALATRPRVILLDEIAGGLTDGECAELVTTIRAIHAEGTAILWIEHVLHALNAVVSRLMVLNFGRMLMIGDPEEVMAAPEVREVYLGIEA from the coding sequence ATGGCAATCCTTTCCGTAAAGGGTATGTCCAAAAGCTTCGGCGCGCTGAAGGTCGCCGACGACGTCAGTTTCGAGCTTGCCGAAGGCGAGGCGCTGGGCATCATCGGCCCGAATGGCGCGGGGAAGTCCACGCTTTTCAACCTCATCACCGGCAATCTACGGCCGGACGGCGGGCAGGTAATGTTGGGCGACCGCGATGTCACCCGGGAGAGCCCGATGCAGCGCTGCATCAGCGGAATCGGCCGGTCGTTCCAGATCCCGCAGCCTTTCGACCATCTGTCGGTCTATGAGAACCTGCTCGTGGCCGCGCGCTTCGGCGGAGCCGTGGGCGCATCCGAGGCGCCGGGATTGTGCATGTCGATTCTGGCGCGGACGGGGCTGGAGCAACTGGCCCTCCACAAGGCCGGCGTCCTGCCGCTGCTGAGCCGCAAGCGGCTGGAACTGGCGCGCGCGCTCGCCACAAGGCCGCGCGTTATCCTGCTTGACGAGATCGCCGGCGGGCTGACCGATGGGGAGTGCGCGGAGCTCGTAACCACGATCCGCGCAATCCACGCCGAGGGCACCGCCATTCTCTGGATCGAGCATGTCCTGCATGCATTGAACGCGGTGGTGTCGCGGCTGATGGTCCTGAACTTCGGTCGCATGCTGATGATCGGCGATCCGGAAGAGGTGATGGCCGCGCCCGAGGTGCGCGAAGTCTATCTGGGGATCGAGGCATGA
- a CDS encoding ABC transporter ATP-binding protein has protein sequence MSALLDIRDLTAHYGDFQALFGIDLTLNEGETLAIIGANGAGKTTLMRAITGIARVTAGTAALNGKRIDRLTAPDILRAGISMVPEGRRLFPSLTVEENLLIGAHVRKGNAFWNLSRIFELFPVLAERRGQPATALSGGQQQMVAIGRALMSNPSVLLCDELSLGLAPVVIREIYAAFPTIRESGTAIIVVEQDIGQALKIADGVHCMMEGRITLSGPPCELSRDAIHDAYFGISHA, from the coding sequence ATGAGCGCGCTTCTGGACATTCGCGATCTGACCGCCCATTACGGCGACTTCCAGGCCCTGTTCGGCATTGACCTGACGCTGAATGAGGGCGAGACGCTGGCGATCATCGGGGCAAATGGCGCCGGCAAGACCACGCTGATGCGCGCCATCACCGGCATCGCCCGGGTAACGGCGGGCACGGCCGCCCTGAACGGCAAGCGCATCGACCGGCTCACCGCGCCCGATATTCTGCGCGCCGGCATCAGCATGGTGCCGGAGGGGCGGCGACTTTTCCCCAGCCTCACCGTCGAGGAAAACCTGCTGATCGGCGCCCATGTCCGCAAGGGCAATGCCTTCTGGAACCTGTCGCGCATTTTCGAGCTCTTCCCGGTTCTGGCTGAGCGCCGCGGCCAGCCCGCCACCGCGTTATCCGGCGGCCAGCAGCAAATGGTCGCGATCGGACGGGCGCTGATGTCGAACCCGTCCGTGCTCCTGTGCGACGAACTGAGCCTTGGTCTTGCGCCCGTTGTCATCCGCGAGATCTACGCCGCCTTCCCGACGATCCGCGAGAGCGGAACCGCGATCATCGTGGTCGAGCAGGACATCGGCCAGGCGCTAAAGATCGCCGATGGCGTCCATTGCATGATGGAAGGCCGCATCACGCTGTCGGGCCCCCCTTGCGAACTGTCGCGCGATGCCATCCACGACGCCTATTTCGGGATCAGTCACGCATGA
- a CDS encoding branched-chain amino acid ABC transporter permease: protein MIWLETLIQGLLLGGLYALFAAGLSLVFGIMRLVNLAHGDLIVLAAYLILGIGTAMGLNPFIAALIAMPIMFALGYVLQTVLLNRVLGEDILPPLLVTFGLSVVIQNALLQQFTADSRKLPVGPIEAQSLSFGSVNVGIMPLITFASAILVILCLNRIFYRTALGRAFRATSDDPVTVQLMGIRPSRIFAVATGIAMVVATIAALYLGARANFDPSIGPARLLYAFEAVIIGGLGSLWGTLIGGLVIGVAQAFGAALNPQWQILAGHVAFVVVLLLRPRGLFPRAYD, encoded by the coding sequence ATGATTTGGCTTGAAACACTCATTCAGGGCTTGCTGCTCGGCGGATTGTACGCCCTGTTCGCTGCGGGGCTCAGCCTCGTCTTCGGCATTATGCGCCTGGTCAATCTGGCCCATGGCGACCTGATCGTCCTGGCGGCCTATCTTATCCTCGGCATCGGCACGGCCATGGGGCTGAACCCGTTCATCGCCGCGCTGATTGCCATGCCCATCATGTTCGCCCTCGGCTATGTGCTGCAGACCGTGCTTTTGAACCGCGTGCTGGGCGAGGACATCCTGCCGCCGCTGCTGGTCACCTTCGGGCTGTCCGTCGTCATCCAGAACGCGTTGCTGCAGCAGTTTACCGCCGACAGCCGCAAATTGCCGGTCGGTCCCATCGAGGCGCAATCGCTGTCTTTCGGGTCGGTCAATGTCGGCATCATGCCGCTGATCACTTTCGCCTCGGCCATACTGGTGATCCTCTGCCTGAACCGGATCTTCTATCGGACGGCGCTTGGCAGGGCGTTCCGGGCCACGTCCGATGATCCGGTGACGGTTCAGCTTATGGGAATCCGGCCAAGCCGCATTTTCGCGGTGGCGACGGGCATTGCCATGGTCGTCGCCACCATCGCCGCGCTGTATCTGGGCGCGCGCGCCAATTTCGATCCGTCCATCGGTCCCGCCCGCCTTCTCTATGCCTTCGAGGCGGTTATCATCGGCGGGCTCGGGAGCCTGTGGGGCACGCTGATCGGCGGGCTGGTCATCGGCGTCGCGCAGGCCTTCGGCGCGGCGCTCAACCCGCAATG